From one Triticum aestivum cultivar Chinese Spring chromosome 4B, IWGSC CS RefSeq v2.1, whole genome shotgun sequence genomic stretch:
- the LOC123089656 gene encoding cortical cell-delineating protein — translation MAPSKLTLFLALSLVLVGTSHGCGSCGNTPSVPVPTPPIAVPPPALPVPTPPVAVPPPAVPVPTPGGGGTCSINTLKLSACANILNLLELNLGVPASEQCCPLLRGLADLDAAVCLCTAIKANVLGIKVNVPVDLVLLLNQCGKTCPADFTCPS, via the coding sequence ATGGCGCCCTCCAAGCTCACCCTCTTCCTCGCCCTGAGCCTGGTGCTCGTGGGAACCTCGCACGGTTGCGGATCGTGCGGCAACACGCCGTCCGTGCCAGTCCCAACGCCGCCGATCGCCGTGCCCCCGCCGGCCCTCCCAGTACCAACCCCGCCGGTCGCCGTGCCCCCGCCGGCCGTCCCAGTACCAACCCCTGGTGGCGGCGGTACCTGCTCGATCAACACGTTGAAGTTGAGCGCGTGCGCCAACATACTGAACCTGCTGGAGCTCAACCTCGGCGTGCCGGCGAGCGAGCAGTGCTGCCCGCTCCTGAGGGGCCTCGCCGACCTGGACGCCGCCGTGTGCCTCTGCACCGCCATCAAGGCCAACGTTCTGGGCATCAAGGTCAACGTCCCCGTCGACCTCGTGCTGCTTCTCAACCAGTGCGGCAAGACCTGCCCCGCCGACTTCACCTGCCCTAGCTAA